Within the Nitrospira sp. genome, the region TTCCGTTTGCGGTCATCCTGGCCGTTCCGTTTGCCATTTTTGGTGCCCTGAGCGCCGTGTGGATTCGTGGGTTTACCAACGACATTTACTTTCAGATCGGCCTCGTCACGTTGATCGGACTTGCGGCGAAAAATGCCATTCTGATCGTCGAATTTGCCAATACACGTTACGAGGCCGGACGCCCCCTGATCGAAGCGGCTGCGGAGGCAGCCCGCTTGCGGTTTCGTCCGATCATCATGACCTCGATGGCCTTCATCTTCGGAATGTTTCCTCTGGTTTTTGCGACCGGGGCCGGCGCCGCGAGCCGGCAGTCGATCGGGACGGGCGTGCTCGGCGGCATGTTGGCCGCCACATTCCTGGCCATTTTCTTCGTGCCCCTCTTCTATGTACTGATCCGCAAGCTGACGGGTCGTGCACGAGTGGCACATGGGACTGCGAGTGTCCCTGCCCCGGCTCCGACGGCGACCTCGGAAGGAGAACAGTGACATGCGGCGTTCCGGATTGGCGATCGTGCTGTTGTTGTGCGGGGCCTGTGCGGTTGGACCGGACTACGAACGGCCGGTGTCGGATATCGGGGACCATTTCCGAATGGCGGCGGATGATGCAGACACGCCATCGCTGGCCAATCTGCCCTGGTGGGAACTCCTACGTGACGAGCAGCTGCAGATCCTGGTACGGACTGCATTGGAGCACAACAATGATCTCCGGAGAGCGGTAGCGACGATCGATGAGTACCAGGCCAGGGCGTATCTCTCCCGGTGGGAATATTTTCCGGACGCATCGGTTAGCGCGAACGCACCGTCCTTCGGCCGAAATACTGTCTTCCTCGTTCCGGGATTTCCCAATCCATTCAACTATTACATCCAAGGGAATCTCAATTGGGAAATCGACATTTGGGGCCGTGTTCGCCGCTCCAATGAGGCCGCGATTGCCGATCTCCTTGGGAAGGAGGAAAATCGCCGAGCCGTTGTCCTCGAGTTGGTCAGCGGCGTGGCCGAGGCGTATTTCGACCTCCTTCAATTCGACATGCAAATGGATATCGCCAAGCGCACCCTGCAGTCATGGGAAGAATCGGTCCGTATTGCGCAGGCCAGGCTGAGGCAAGGCATGACCTCGAGGCTTGACGCCGATCAGTTCGAGGCGGAGCGGGCGAATGCGGAGGCTCGCACCGCGGAAATCGAGCGGCAGATGATTCAGACCGAAAATCTCTTGAGCGTGCTGCTTGGACACAGGCCCCATGCCATCATGCGGGGTCGGAAACTGACGGAGCAGGTGATTCCGCCCGCGGTACCACCCGGCCTGCCGTCGGAGTTGTTGCAACGTCGTCCAGATATTTTGGTGGCGGAACGGGACCTGGCTGCCTCCACCGCACGTATCGGAGTCGCTAAAGCAGAGCGATTTCCGAAAATCACCCTGACTGGGCTGATCGGCGCTGCCAGCCCGCAACTATCCAAGCTATTCACTGATCGAGCCGACTTCGGTGTGGCCGGAGCCGCGCTCACGGGCCCATTGATCAATGGGCAGATTCTGGGCTTTCAGCAGGATGCCGCGGAGGCGCTGGAACGGCAGGCGTTCGCTCAATATGAGCAGACCGTTCTGACTGCGTTCCGGGAGGTCGAAGACGCCCTGGCAGCGGTACGGACGTCGCGGCAGCAGAGCGACGCCCAGCAGGCGCAGGTCAAAGCGCTTCAATCTGCGCTACACCTGGCTGAGCTTCGCTACAAAGGTGGTCTGGCCAATTATTTGGATGTGCTGGTCGCACGGCGGAGTCTGTTTGAGGCCGAGTTGGCATTGACCGGGTCCCGCCGGCTGCATCTCGTCTCGATCGTCCAGCTCTATAAAGCACTCGGTGGTGGATGGTCTCCGGAGGAGGAGCAATCGCAAGGAACCACTCCGGCGGCGGCGACTCCCGGCACGCCGACCAGTTAGTCGCCTATGGATGTCGCGGCCTACGTCCGCCGGATCGGCTACACAGGTCCACTGAGGCCGTCGGCGGACACGTTGCGCGCTCTCCATGTAGCGCATACGATGACCGTCCCGTTTGAAAATCTCGACATCCACGTCGGTCGGCCGATTTCACTGGAGCCTTCCATCCTCTACGACAAAATTGTAGGAGCGCATCGTGGGGGATATTGCTTCGAATTGAACGGGCTGTTCGCGTGGCTGTTGGATTCGCTCGGGTTCGCGGTCGATCATCTGGCTGCGCGGGTGCTGCTGGGCGATACGATCATCAGGCCGCGGAGCCATCGTGTCCTTCTGGTCAGCTTGTCGAATCAGCGATGGATCGCCGATGTGGGCTTCGGAGGGAACGGTTTGATCGCCCCCATTGCACTGAGCCCTAGCCAGATGGACGTCCAGGGCATGGAACGCTTTCGGCTCATCCGAACAGCCGAACATGAGTATCACCTCGAATGGGGGCTCGATGAGCGATGGCAAGGCCTGTATCGATTTAGACTCGAATCTCAGTTCCCGGTCGACTATGTCCATGCCAACTACTTTCTGTCCCATTCGCCCGATTCGATTTTCACGCGAACGCGCATCTGCACCAAGCCCACGACGGAAGGACGCCTCGTGCTGCAGGATCGCCGCTTCAAGGTGCGGGCGCACGGACGCACTCGCATCGAGACGATCGAACGAGTTGATGACTACCGGTGTATCCTAGAACAACGATTTGGTCTGTCTCTCTCCGAGGACGACCTCCAGACGTGTTTCGCCGGCGCATCTGCCGTCGTGAGTGGCACCACACATGAATGGTGATGCCGATGTCGCCTTCATCAACCTGTCGGGGCACCTCATACAGCCGGGCTATGGCTGCACTGGCACTCGCAGATTTCACCATGCGCCGTTTGAGGCGAGGCATCGGACGGTGCATGCCTGCTCCGCGCCATGGACGCACGCCCTTCGAATCGGTGTGACGCGCGAAGCCGACGCCATCACGTGGTACGATAGGAGAGCGCGGGAGGTCGTACAGGACGGTCGCAGTGTCGTGCCTATGGCGGTCGACTGATCGCGCAAAAACACGCGAGCCGGTTCCGGGCGTGACGGCGTCGTTCACGGAATTGGGAGACCATGGCTGACCGAAAAAAACGATTGGATTCAAACGTGGAGGGAAATTTTTACGTCGACTCCACGTGCATCGATTGCGATACGTGCCGACAACTAGCACCCGCCAGTTTCGAGGAGGCCGGAGACTATTCGGCCGTCACTCGTCAGCCGCGCAACGAGCTGGAGACTCTCCAAGCCTATCAGGCGCTCCTTGCCTGTCCGGTGGGATCGATCGGCACGGAGCGAAGCGACCGAGGGTGTCTCCGGACCGCCAAGGGTAGCTTCCCACTGTGGCTGGCGGATGGAGTTTACTATTGCGGCTTCAATTCGGAGAAGTCTTTTGGGGCCAACAGCTTCTTCATCCAGCACCAGGACGGGAACTGGCTTATCGACTCACCGCGGTACATCACGCATCTGACCGATGCCTTCGCGCAGATGGGCGGTGTCCGATACATCTTTCTCACGCATGAAGATGACGTCGCCGATGCCGCCAAGTATGCGAATCACTTCGGGGCGGAGCGCATCATCCATCGGGCGGATGCGGATGCCATGCCTGGGGCGGAGCGCATCATCGATGGATGGGATCCCGTGCATCTGGCGCGGCAGTTCGTCGTGATCCCTGTACCGGGGCACACGCCGGGTAGTTGCGCCTTGCTGTACGACGAACGGGTGCTCTGCACCGGCGATCATCTCTGGTGGGAACCTGAGACACGACGCTTGAATTCGCCCCGACGGCTGGTATCGGATCACGAACAGCTCCTGCGCTCGATCGAGCGTCTCCGCGCGCATCGCTTCGAATGGGTGCTGGCGGGACACGGCGATCGAGTCCGGCTCGATTCGGAGACGATGCGCAACAAGCTTGAGGAACTCCTCGAACGCCGCAAACCGCAGCTATCTCATCCGGGCATCGCAACGCGATGACCCGATACCTTTTCGAGGATAATGCCACCGATCGTGAATGGCATCGCCTGCGCCTGATCGAACGGGCCGTTGATCGAGAGACGATTGCCCTTCTGGAGCAGAGCGGGATCAAGGTCGGTGCAACCTGTCTGGAAGTCGGCGCGGGAGCGGGGTCGATCGTAGAATGGATGGCAACACGGGTCGGCACCTCCGGGCTTGTGCTTGCGCTGGACAAACAGACGATCTATCTACAACGGTTTCAGGATCCTCCGGTACGGGTCCTCGAAGGGAACTTGAAAGATGTACCGCTGGAAGCCTCAGTGGACGTGGCTCATGCACGCTACGTCCTGATCCATAATGCGAACGACTGGGAACTCCTCGCAAAGATCCGATCGGCTATGAAGCTCGGTGGTATGATCGTGCTCGAAGAGCCCGACTTCACGGCGGCCGCGCTTCTGCAACCCAAGCAGGATGAGGTGATTCAAAGGGTCAACGGCGCGATCTGCAAGATGTTCACCGTCGCGCGGCTCGATCCGGCCTATGGGCTTCGGCTTCCCCAGAATGTGGCCGACGCGGGGTTTGACATCGTCCATATGGAAAGCCGCCTGCATTTGTGTCCGGGGGGGACCCCGATTGCTCTGGTTATGGCGGAGTCGGCTCGGGTGCTGCGCCAGTCGTACCTGAAGACAGGCCTGGTCACCGATTGCGATATTGACGACTATGTCGAACTGGCGCAGAACCGAAGTCGTTGGAGCGTGTATTACGCCACGATCTCCTTGCTCGCACGGGCGGTTTAGCGGCTTAAGTGGAGAGGGGGAACGCTTCGATTGACTCGCCGGAGTCAATGCGAAGGAGGCATTCTTTGCCATGCAGGTGGCATGGCCATGTCACGAGGCGGATCGGATGAAACGCATCACCGTGTCGAGCGGCGGACCATGGGAGGCCAAGATCGGGTACTCACGCGCGGTCCGGGTCGGAGCGTTCGTGCAGGTGTCAGGGACGACGGCGATGACGCCGTCCGGTCTTGAGGGAAAAGGCGACCCGTACGCTCAGAGCGTCCAAGCGCTGCGTACCATCGAGGCGGCGCTCCACCAGGCTGGAGCCAGCATCGGACACGTCGTGCGGACACGGGTCTACGTGACAAAGATGGAGCACTGGCAGGAGGTGGGCCGTGCCCATGGAGAAGTCTTCGGCACCGTGCGGCCCGCGATGACTATGATAGAGATTTCCAAGCTCATCGATCCCGACATGCTCGTCGAAATCGAAGCGGAAGCCATCGTGCCGGATGTTTCTTCACCGTCGGGTGAGGGCGCCCGGTAACATGTTCAATCCGTTGTTCGTTTGGATCGATCGCAATATTCTCTCCCTGGGCCGTGAGATGCGGCTGTCGTACCTCCCGCCGCTCATGGTCTATATGGCCTACGGTATTTCCGGGCTCACCGGCATCGTCGGCACCTTCTTCGTCAAAGACTATCTCGGGCTTTCGGCGTCGTTTCTGGCCGCGCTCGGCTTTTGGGCCGGCATCCCATGGGCCCTGAAAATGCCCATCGGCCACGCGGTCGATCTCTTGTGGAAGTGGAAGAGTTGGCTTGTCGGAGTCGGCGCGGCCTTGCTGGCGACGAGCCTGTCCATCATGGCGGCGTTGATCGGGAACCGGGAGGCGATGACGGCCATCTTTCCGGCGGAGGTCTGGTATGTCGTGAGTGTGCTATTGGCTCCGATCGGCTACGTCATCCAAGATGCCGTGGCCGATGCGATGACGGTCGAGGCCGTCCCGCGCGTGGACGAGCACGGCCAGCCGTTCGACGAGCGGACCCGCAAACTGATGCATACGACCATGCAAACACTGGGGCGCGTGGCGATCATCGGCGGGGGCATTCTCGTCGCCATGGTCAACCTGTACCTGTTCACCGGGGTGGAGGGTCTGCCTGAATCGCAGATTGTCGAGATCTACCAGCGAGTGTATCTGCTGGCGCTCGTGATCCCGTTCGTTTCGGTGTTGGGTGTCGGAGTGGCGTGGTATCTGCGTCGACGCCACAAGCGGCAGCTCCGACGTGAGGGCTATTCGGCTCAAGACGTCGACCGCATGGTCGAGATACGCCAGGAAAACAGCGAACCCACGCATCCCAACTGGTGGATCCTCGGGGGCAGCCTGGTGTTTGCCGTCTTTACCCTGACCGTTGGACTGGGAGGCTTTCCGCACAGCGAAGAGATTGTCTTCATCGGCTCGATGGGAATCGTGCTCTTTCTCATGGCTCGGTTGGTGCAAGAACTGGAGCCCGACAAACGCTTCACCTTGGTTGGCACCGCGGTCGTTGTCTTTCTCTTCCGTGCAATTCCAGGCACCGGTCCCGGTGCGACCTGGTGGATGATCGATCACCTCAAATTCGACCAGCAATTCCTCTCGCTCCTGTCGCTCATCGGTAGCAGCCTGGCGCTGGTCGGCATGTTCGTATTCAGAAAATTTATGGCCGAGCGATCGATTGCGTACGTCGTCGGATTCCTGACCGTCATCGGTACGATCCTCGCCCTTCCAATTGTGAGCATGTATTACGGTCTCCACGAGTGGACGTCGCGGATGACGGGAGGGATCGTCGATGCTCGATTTATCGCGCTGGTGGACACGGCGTTGGAATCGCCGCTCGGACAAATCTCCATGATTCCGATGCTGGCGTGGATCGCCAATTCGGCTCCGGCGGCGCTCAAAGCGACGTTCTTCGCGGTGATGGCCTCGTTTACGAATCTCGCGCTCTCTTTGAGTCAGCTCGGAACGAAATATTTGAATGAGATCTACATCGTCACCAGAGAGGTCAAGGATCCCGCCACGGGGGTGTTGCAGGTGCCCGAAGACTACAGCCAGCTCGGCGCCTTACTGATCACGCAGTTGGTGTTGGGCTTGCTCCTCCCCTTCTGCGCGATTGTGTTCGCGAAGATTTCCCGCTTCAAAAGCGCCTAGCAGGATGTTGAAAAGCGCCGCCGACTGTTCTCGCTTTGCTCCAACCCTCAACGTAGCCAGACTCAGTACGCCTCGGGCTTTCGCTTGCTGCGGCCTTGAACGGGAAGGGGCGCGTCCCGGCGCCCCTGGGGTTGGGTTATTGGCGACGCTTTTGACCATCCTGCGAGCGGATCAAGCCTATTCGCGACTAACTACCAAAACACCTGATAACTGCTCGCGGGCTGACAGAGCCTTGATCCGTGCGGTATCATGTACAGGATGATCGAACCGGCTTCCAACGAGGCCCGAGCGACTGAGTACCCGAGGCGTAGGGTTTCATGTACGTCGCAGGTCGTGAAGGAACGAGAACAAAGTTGGAAGGCGGTTTCATCATCCTGCGGAAAGGGGGCGACCGGTATCGACGGAGGCACTGAGGTCACTGGCGCATGTCGAGCTCCTGGGGACTCGTTAAACCTCTAGGAAAACACACAACTGCCAATCAAGAACTGGCACTCGCAGCTTAAGCTGTGACGTTCTCGCATCGCTTGCCTGCGGTGGTGCGGGGGCGTGATGTGGCAGGCTGGTGCTCCGCCGGTGTTCAGCGGCGGAGGACGAGACTATCCTGAGCTAGCGGCCGTGTTTAGCCCGTCGACGGGCATGCACGGTGGCGAATCCTAATCGTCGACTACACATGTAGGGCCGGTGCGCTGACGGTCTTCGGACAGGGGTTCAACTCCCCTCGCCTCCACCATTTTCCAGGAACGGGACATCAAGCACGTAGCTTGGTTGCCCGTTTTTTCTTCCCATTTCCCTGAATCACCCGTTGTCCGGTAATTTTCAAAGCATCAACGAACCTTCTCTGCCGAAGTCATTCCCCGCTTGGACTGGCAAAGGGCGGTAGATCATCATGGGTCGTGCTGACCCCCAGGGACTAGTCTGGGCCGTCTCGCTTGTATGCACTCTGCCTAAAACTGGAGAACTCTCACCATGCCGAAAATCTATGCCTGCATCTGGTCCAACGACAAAGCCGCGGAGATGGCGAAATTCTACAAGTCTATCTTCAAAGGCACCAAGGTCGGCAAGACTTCTTACTGGGGCAGCAACCCCATGGGCGTCAAGGAGGGTTCCATACTGACCATGCACCTCACCCTCTTGGGTCAGAAAATCATGCTCCTGAACGGTTACACCAAGATGACCTTCAACGAATCCATTTCCTTCGTCGTGCCCTGCAGGACCCAGCGCGAGATCGACACCTACTGGAAGAAACTGACCAGCGGTGGAGGCAAGCCGGTGCAATGCGGTTGGCTGATCGACAAGTACGGCGTTCACTGGCAGATCGCGCCGGCTGAATTCGACAAGTGGAACACCAGCAAGAACAAGAAGAAGAAGGAAGCCGTCATGCACGCGATGTGGCACATGGTCAAGCTGGACCGCAATAAGCTGAAGGAAGCCTTCGATCGCGCCTAATGCAGCCGCGCAGAGAACCCCTCCGACCGCTGAGCCTATAGGTATGAAACCCCCACGCTCAGGCCGGTTCATTTCCCCTCCCCCCTCTTGTGCGGCTACGTCTCCGGCGCCGCGCACTTGGGCGCCCGGCAAAACACCTGTCGCGCTGTTGTCGATCAGGAAGTTGACCCTCTTTGAGTACCGGCGGCTTATCGGCGTAGCCCCTCACCGTTTCGCCTGAATTGCAGGGTCCCACAGCATGAGCAGTTTCGTGTTTATGTTCAGAAGCAACCTCGGCGTGTCGCCGGGACGCTATCGATCTCGGAGCGGTCCGAGATCTCACTACACCTCTGCGCAGATAGTGCTACAAGTCGGAATTTTCAGTTGATCGGGGCTGGCATGGATTTGCCTCGTGGCTTCAGGTAGGCTGCGAGGTTCCATCAGTGTTACAGGACGACCATTCTCGATATAGGGTGGTCCACTCATCCAATCTGTCGAGAGGTCATGAGAGAATGAACCGACGGAGTCGCAGCTGGGGTGTGCGCCCTCTCATCATCGGCTTGTGCGCCGTGCTGGGTCTGCAGTCAGCTTCGGGCGCCGACGAGAAGGTCGAGCCACGCCCTCCCACTCAGTCCGAAGCCACGGGGAAGGCGGCCACACCACCGGCTCCGGCGGACGGGAAAGCTAAACCCACTGAGACCACTCCAACGGCCAATGGAACCAAGACGCCTGGCCCAGCTGAGGCGAAACCCAAGGCGCCTGAGGTCCCTCCATCGAATGGCGGGGCAAAACCTGCGAACGGGGCCTCACCGGACACAAAGCCAAAAAACGGGTCGAAGAAAAACACCTCCCCTGAGCCGGCGTCGAACTCCGCAGCGGCTCCCACACTTCCGACCGAGATCATGGGACAAGACGGTGCCACGATGCTGTTGGTACCAGCGGGCGAGTTCTCAATGGGGAGCGCGGACGCGGACGATGACGAGCGTCCTATTCACCGCATCCACCTGGACGCATTCTATATCGACAAGATCGAGGTCACGAACGCGCGCTTTGCACGGTTTGCAGCCGCCGTGATGAGCGAGCCCCCATGGGGATTTGCCAATCAAGACACCCCTGTGAAGAAGGGAGATCAACCGGTGCGGTGGGTCAATTGGATCGAAGCCACGGCCTACTGCGCGTGGGTCGGCAAGCGGCTCCCCACCGAAGCCGAGTGGGAGAAGGCCGCTCGTGGGACCGACAACCGCGTGTTTCCATGGGGCAATGATCCGCCCACTCCTGCTCGAGCTGTCTTCGGACTGATGGATGGGGCGGAACCGTCCCCGTCAACTGGGGCACGAGCGGACGGAAAGAGTCCCTATGGGGTGATGGATATGTCGGGAAACCTCTACGAATGGGTTGCCGATTGGTATCAGGAAGACTATTACGCGCACAGCGCGGCAAAGAATCCTAAAGGTCCCGTGCAAGGATCCGCAAAAAGCCAGCGCGGGGGGTCCTTCACAAACGCCGCCTATCGACTGCGTGGTTCGTTTCGCACGAAGGGAGAACCGACGGAGCATCACCCCCGGGTCGGGTTCCGCTGTGCACAGGACGCCCCTCGAACCGATTCCAAGCCAGCCCCGTAAGGGCGAAAGCTTGTGGTACGGCGATTCCAAAGTCGACGGTTTTCCCGCCTCCGGGCGCTCAGCCTACTGACCGACCATGCTCGTGGCCGTGCGGCCCGCCATTAGGGCCACGTTTCCACGGCGGCGATCCCCTGCTGATACGTCGCGTAGACATACACCGGAACGCTCAAGGCTCCCAGGATGTCGACGATCAGTGGTCGTACTTCCTCCCACTTGAGTCCGCCGACTCCGGTCGCGAGTCGCGTCATGGCCAAGCTGGTGATTTTCTGATCCTTAATTTCTTTGACTAGAGCATGCAGGGCATGATTGACGTGTGGTAACGTCGCACGCCCCGGATGGCCCACACCATGCGGCGCAGCCTCCTGTGTAAGAAGACTGATGATGATCGGCGCGTTGGGACCCTTCCAGGACCACACCGTCCCCGGTCTCGGGCTGGTTGACTGACAATAATGCCGGAAATCCTTGTACATCGACGGCCACTGCTCTCGCAGGGCCAAGGCCAAGCCCTGTTTGAAGTCGTCGAGTGGCGCTACGCCGTGCGCGATGGCCACCGACTTCGACAGAAGAATGTCGCCGCTCACTTCCTTGATTGCCATGTCCCGGGCTCCTTTCGTGGTGTCGGTTACATCTTTGTTTACATAGTGCTCCAACGGAGACGATCAAGGGGGAGGGGAAGGGAAATTTGGTCTACTGTCCATAGTGTGAGACACCCGAGACACCTTTGGTCCGCCCTTCGTCGCTAGTTGCCTCCTCACGTTCTCGCCGATGTGATGGCTATGTGGAGGACTCGGCATTGGGGCGTCGACTGCGTGGAGAGCGGGGTCGTGCTCGATCGGCCGAACGGTTCGAAGCAGAGCGACAGGGCGGCCCTGCGACAGAATGGCAGCAAGGCGGCAAGAGTGATCAACGTATCTCGAAGGGAACGTGTCGTAAAAGACGCCATTGCCGCGTACGTAGCGCTGCGCGGTCCCGATTTGGTCTGCAGACCTCGAACTGGTAATGGCGAAGTGTCCGCCTTCGAAATCCAGTATGCGTAGACGTGCGAACACCAGGAGGCTCGTCCAACGGATCCACAAATCGGCTAAATTTGATTTTG harbors:
- a CDS encoding RND transporter: MRRSGLAIVLLLCGACAVGPDYERPVSDIGDHFRMAADDADTPSLANLPWWELLRDEQLQILVRTALEHNNDLRRAVATIDEYQARAYLSRWEYFPDASVSANAPSFGRNTVFLVPGFPNPFNYYIQGNLNWEIDIWGRVRRSNEAAIADLLGKEENRRAVVLELVSGVAEAYFDLLQFDMQMDIAKRTLQSWEESVRIAQARLRQGMTSRLDADQFEAERANAEARTAEIERQMIQTENLLSVLLGHRPHAIMRGRKLTEQVIPPAVPPGLPSELLQRRPDILVAERDLAASTARIGVAKAERFPKITLTGLIGAASPQLSKLFTDRADFGVAGAALTGPLINGQILGFQQDAAEALERQAFAQYEQTVLTAFREVEDALAAVRTSRQQSDAQQAQVKALQSALHLAELRYKGGLANYLDVLVARRSLFEAELALTGSRRLHLVSIVQLYKALGGGWSPEEEQSQGTTPAAATPGTPTS
- a CDS encoding N-hydroxyarylamine O-acetyltransferase: MDVAAYVRRIGYTGPLRPSADTLRALHVAHTMTVPFENLDIHVGRPISLEPSILYDKIVGAHRGGYCFELNGLFAWLLDSLGFAVDHLAARVLLGDTIIRPRSHRVLLVSLSNQRWIADVGFGGNGLIAPIALSPSQMDVQGMERFRLIRTAEHEYHLEWGLDERWQGLYRFRLESQFPVDYVHANYFLSHSPDSIFTRTRICTKPTTEGRLVLQDRRFKVRAHGRTRIETIERVDDYRCILEQRFGLSLSEDDLQTCFAGASAVVSGTTHEW
- a CDS encoding MBL fold metallo-hydrolase — protein: MADRKKRLDSNVEGNFYVDSTCIDCDTCRQLAPASFEEAGDYSAVTRQPRNELETLQAYQALLACPVGSIGTERSDRGCLRTAKGSFPLWLADGVYYCGFNSEKSFGANSFFIQHQDGNWLIDSPRYITHLTDAFAQMGGVRYIFLTHEDDVADAAKYANHFGAERIIHRADADAMPGAERIIDGWDPVHLARQFVVIPVPGHTPGSCALLYDERVLCTGDHLWWEPETRRLNSPRRLVSDHEQLLRSIERLRAHRFEWVLAGHGDRVRLDSETMRNKLEELLERRKPQLSHPGIATR
- a CDS encoding putative 3-demethylubiquinone-9 3-methyltransferase, producing MPKIYACIWSNDKAAEMAKFYKSIFKGTKVGKTSYWGSNPMGVKEGSILTMHLTLLGQKIMLLNGYTKMTFNESISFVVPCRTQREIDTYWKKLTSGGGKPVQCGWLIDKYGVHWQIAPAEFDKWNTSKNKKKKEAVMHAMWHMVKLDRNKLKEAFDRA